GCTGCTGTTGCGCTCCGATTCGCAGATCCCAAAGTCTCTCGAGGGTTGTGAGCAGCACCGTTTGAGCTTGCAGGACTCTCCCGCCCTGGATCAGGCGCTCCGTGGCGCCGATGCGCTGGTGATCGCCACCGGAGCGCGGCCGTCTGTGGATCTCACCGGTCCGATGCGCGTGGATGCCTGGGGTGTGCAGCGGCAGCTGGAGAGTTGCCAACGGGTGGGGCTGCGCCGTGTGGTGCTCGTGAGCTCCCTCTGCAGCGGACGCTGGCGGCATCCACTCAACTTGTTTGGGCTGATTCTGGTGTGGAAGCGCGTGGGGGAACGCAGTCTTGAACGCAGCGGCTTGGACTGGACCGTGATCCGCCCCGGTGGTCTGTCGGAACGGGAGGAGGCGCTCGAGACTGAGGGCGTTTTTTGGACAGGGCCGGATCAACAGGAGAGTCAATCCATCCCCCGGCGCCTGGTGGCGCGTTGCTGCCTTGAGGCCTTGGATACGCCGGGATCGATCGGCCGGATCCTCGAGGTCACCAGCAACGCCGAGCAACCTGCGCAACCGTTGTCGGAAGCGCTGTTGAGTATCGATGCCTACGGCGCTGCGGCGTCGACCGCGCGATAAAGGGCGCGTCAGAGGGCATTGCTCTGGGACGCCAATCGGGAGATCCAAGACGGGCCGCCACCCGTCTTTTTTTGTGTTCAGACTCTCGGCAGAGAGCGATGTGCTCATGGCTGATGTGGATCTGGCGGTGATCGGTGCGGGGCTTTCGGCCTGTGCTCTGGCATCGGCTCTACGCCGCAAGCAAACAGTCAATTCCCTGGTGATCCTCGAGGCCGGACGCGGGCCGGGAGGTCGTTGTGCGACGCGGCGCCGGCGGGATGATGCTCTCTGGCGGCTGGACCATGGCGCACCGACCCTCAGCTTCAGTGACCCACCGC
The sequence above is a segment of the Synechococcus sp. PROS-7-1 genome. Coding sequences within it:
- a CDS encoding SDR family oxidoreductase; the encoded protein is MSQRTIAISGASGKTGFRIAEEALAAGDQPRLLLRSDSQIPKSLEGCEQHRLSLQDSPALDQALRGADALVIATGARPSVDLTGPMRVDAWGVQRQLESCQRVGLRRVVLVSSLCSGRWRHPLNLFGLILVWKRVGERSLERSGLDWTVIRPGGLSEREEALETEGVFWTGPDQQESQSIPRRLVARCCLEALDTPGSIGRILEVTSNAEQPAQPLSEALLSIDAYGAAASTAR